The genomic window CCGCAGCGGCGGTGTTTTCACGCGCAGTCGCACGCGGCCCGCGTCAATTCCACTCAGAGCCCGAACGTTTCGCGGCGCTCAGCCGTGAGAAGCGGTAGACGCCGTCTCGTGGTGTTAGGCGGTAGTGGCCGCGTTGTGCGGCCGCATCTGTCATTCGGCCTCGCGGCGCACCACAAACACCGGGCAGGACGCATGGCGCACGGTCCTCTCGGCCACGCTGCCGATGACGAGATGGGCGACTCCGCCGCGGCCATGGGTGGACATGACGATGAGGTCGGCCTCGATCTGCTTCGCCGCCTCAATCAGTTTTTCGTGCGGGTTCCCCTGTAGAACGAGGTACTGGCGGGGACAGTCGGCCGGCAACAGCCGCTGTCCCGTGCTTTCCAGCAGCGCGCGCGCCTTCTTTTCCGAATGGGAAACGAGATCCCAGCTGGGGACCTCCTGCGGCTCCCACATCGGATCGGCAGGATTGGCGATGACGTGGACGAGGTGCACGGTGCCGCCGGACATGCGGGCGAACCACACGGCATATTCGACCGCCCGGTCACCATGTTTCGAGAAATCCACCGGTAGCATGATGCGTCTGAATCCCTCAACCACGTGAACCTCCTCGGTTGGAGCCATCTTCGCACTCCCAGTACCATCATTTGGTTCAGACGACAAAGCCCCGGCCGTCAGCCTTGTACGCGCCTTCGATCTGGTAGGCGGAAGTGGCGGTGCCCCAGAGAGATCCGTTTGTGTGGATTCTCGTCCAACTTCGCGTCAGAATCAGGGCGATGCCCCAGCCCGTCGCGTTCGTCATCATGGCGCGCTATCCGAATGTCGGCATGGTGAAGACACGCCTGGGGCGATCCATCGGTGCCGAGCGGGCATGTTTGGTCTACCAGGCTTTCCTGCGCGATCTCGAGGACCGCTTCGGGCGCAAGAGCCGCGCACTGATCTGGGCCTTCCATCCGCCCGAGAGCAACTTTCCCTCCCTCGTCGCCGCTGGCACTCGTTGTGTGCCGCAGGCGGGGCAGGATCTGGGCGAGCGCATGCACGGTTGCTTTCGTCTGCTGCAGGCAGAAGGCTTCGACAAAGTCATCCTCATTGGCGCCGACGTGCCCCACGTGCAGGAACAGTGGCTGGACGAGGCGGAAGCGGCTCTCGACGGTTCCGATGTCGTCCTGGGGCCGACCGATGACGGCGGGTATTATCTGATCGCCATGCGGGAGCCGCATGACGTTTTCACCGGCGTCGAGATGAGCACGCCGCGTGTGTTGGCGGAGACGCTCGCCAAAGCCGCGGCCGCCCGCTTGCGCGTCCACCTCGTTCCGCCGACGTTCGATGTCGATGATGCCGGTGACCTGGCCCGGCTGCGAGAGTTGCTGGCAACCGGCGGCTGCGAGCCGCGGTTACCGCACACCGCCAGGCTATTGAAAAGCTGGGACGGAAAGAAAGGGTGACTCAGGAGACGCCACCGGATCGAATCGATTCAGGGGGAGAACGTCGCCCCCCGAAGCTCTTGTCGTGGCAGTGGTCTTCCGGGGATACTACATGGTGGGGAGAGGAGATCAGGTACTATGGGCGAAGAAGGGTTAGAGGTACCGGAGGGAATTCATGCTACCGGCCGGCTCGAACAGTCGGTGGCGATCTTCACAGCTATCCTGGCGGCATTCGGCGCCGTGGTCGGCTTCCAGGGCAGTCATCAGTTGAATGAAGTGCTGCTGAAGAAGAACGAAGCGGTGCTGCGCAAGGCCGAAGCGTCGAACGAATGGAACCACTACCAGTCGGTGAGTACCAAGACGCACGTCATGGAGCTGGCCCAACAACTGGTTCCGCCGGAACGGGCGGGACAGTTTGACGAGAAGATTCAGAAGTACACCAAGCAGAAGGACGAGCTGATGGCGCAGGCGCGCACCTTCGACGAGGCCTCACAACGCGCCGACGCCGAGTCGGAGCACCTGGGCCGATCGCACGGGCGCTTTGCGCTCGCCATGATCTTTTTGCAGATCGCGATTTCGCTCGCCTCCGTCACCGCGCTGACGCAACGGCGGTGGCTGTTCCTGGTGGCGTTGGTCAGTGCGGCGGGCGGTGTCGCTCTGTGGTTGTCAGCGATCGTGATGGCGGGCTGAGTGGTGGGTCACCTCTACGATTGGTTCGGACTGAACGTCGCGCTGTTCCATCTGATCAACGGCCTGCACGCGCCGTGGTGGGACCGCTTGATGCTGGCCATGACCTGGCTCGGCAACTACGAACTCTACCCCTATTACTTGGCCGTCGTACTGCTTCTCGCGCAGGCGGCGCCCCGATTGCTGCCGCGGCGCAACGTCGCGGTGTTTGCCGTCGGCTACGCGTTTACGGCCATCGTCGTCTCGACGCTGAAGCCGCTGCTCGCCTTTCCCCGGCCCTTGCAGGCGCTCGGGAGAACCGCCGTAGTTGTCCTTGGTGAACCGGCGCTTCACGAGTCCTTCCCTTCGGGACACGCGACCTTCGTCGCGCTGCTGGCGACATCGCTGTCGGCGCGATCTCGCCCGTGGAGATGGGTTCTCTGGCTGCTTGCCGCGCTCGTATGCATCTCGCGCGTCGCGGTGGGCGCGCATTTTCCGGCAGACGTCGTGGGCGGCGCCCTCATCGGCATGGGAGCGGCAGGCCTCGCCATGCTGCTGGTGCGCGCGCTGACGGCGCGCAACTGAAAGCCGAACCGTTCTTGACGAACGTCGTGAGCGGCACACACTTGGGACTACTGAAGAAGGGAGACCGGCGCATGGCGGTGGACATCCAGACAGTGGCGTTCATTGGGTTGGGCAAGATGGGAGCCGGGATGGCTCGCAACATCCTGAAAGCCGGCTTCCCTCTCGTCGTCTACAACCGCACGCAATCCAAGATGCTCCCCTTCGTCGCGGCTGGCGCCAAGGACGCGACCTCGCCCAAGGAAGCGGCCGGCGGAGCCGACGTGGTGGTGACGAGCCTCATGGATGACCAGTCGGTGTTGGATGTCGTCACGGGAGACGACGGGGTGTTGGCCGGACTGAAGCCCGGCAGCATCCACATCGGCACGACGACGGTCTCGCCGAGACTGGCCACGCAACTGGCCACGCTCCACGCCGAGCACGGCAGCCACTATGTGGCCGCTCCGGTGGTGGGAAGGCCCGACGCGGCCGACGCCGGGCAGCTCGTGACCATCGTGGCAGGCGATCCTGAGGTCATCGAGCGCTGCAGCCGTCTGTTGCAGGCTTACACGGCGGCGATCACCAATGTCGGAGCGGACCACCGGGTCGCCAACAGCCTGAAGCTGGCTATCAACTACGTGCTGGCGTCGATGATCGAGCTCATGGGCCAGGTCTACGCATTTGGCGAGCGCAGCGGCATCGATCTCAGTATCCTGAACGGGTTGTTTCAGTCGATGTTTGCCCATCCCGGCCTGCAGGCGTACGCCACCAGAGTCCGCACCCGGGATTTCGACGACGCCGGTTTCGACCTCGTGTCCGGACTCAAAGACGTGCGGCTCATCTTGGATGCAGCCGTGGACACCCGTGTCGCTCTTCCCTATGCCAGTATCATCCAGGACAAACTCCTCAGCGCCCTCGCGCACGGCATGGCGCACCGGGATTGGAGTGCGACCTACGATATTACGCGGATGAACGCGGGCTTGGAGTGAGCGATTGTAGTACTAAGGCGTGCCGTCGCGGATGGCGAGCAGGCCGCGAACGGTGCCGACATAGGCGGCGCCGTCGGGGTCGAGCGTGATCGGGGCCCAGTTGTTATCGTACGCGAACCCGGTGCCGGTGAGGATCTTGTACACGGTCGCACCGGTGCGGAAATCGATGGCGGTGAAGTAGTAGGCGTCCACCCAGCGTCCCGCGTGCGGATCCTTGGTGTAGAGGTACACCAGACCGTTGCCCAACGAGAGCTTCGGCACGGTGGTCTGCGAGATCTCGTGGCTCTCCCAGACCAGGTGGCAGCCGTTGCCGTCGTCGTTGAGGTCGATGCGCACGATCCCCGGCTCGCTCGTACGGCCGAACTGCATGGTGGGAAACATGTCGTAGCCGTAGTTGTTCTCGACGATGAGCGAGCGGCCCGCACCGATCACCGTGTTTTCCGTCGTGCTGCGGCCCGGTGCAAATACCGGCTGCTGGCAGACCAGACGGTTTCCGGCGATGGCGCGCGCGCGCCGATAGACGAGCACGTGCATTTGCGGGTCGGCATTGTCGGCGATGACGACGAAGTCCTCCCCCAACAACGTTGGCGTCGTGCCGGAGCCCTGGTTGATCATGCCCGGCTTGTGACGAGCGCCGCGGTCGTAGGTTTCACGCCAGACGACTGCCGGCGCGCCGCTCTGCGGGTTCGCTTCGAAGCGATACAGCGCATGATCGGAAACGATGTAGACGGCCTCGGAACCGATGGCGAAGGAGTTCTCTATCTCTTCCCCGGACAGTTCGAGGACCGCGATCGCGCCAGTGTGCGGCTGGACGGTGCCCACGAGGCCGTACCGGGTCACGAACCACAGCCGACCCTGCCAGTCCGGCAGTACCGTTGTGATTTTGTCATCCGGGCGGTTCGGGCGTGCGACGAAACCGCGCAGGTCATACGCCTGCTGGAGCCGGAAGGCCGTGCCGGCAGCCGTGGGGACTTGACCGACGATCTCGATGCGGTGCGCGCTGGTCGCGATCACGGCCCGATCCTGCTCGTCGAGGTAGAAGTACGCGCCACCCGACGTGTCGGTCACGATCTGGCGCAGATTGAAGGACCACGTCGATGGCCGCTGCGGCAGATCGTAGCTCGCCAGCTCGGCGAGCGTGGTGGGATCGAGCAGCAGGAGCTTCGGGCCCGCAACGCTCATGCACACCGTGACGATGCGGCCGCGCCGGTCGAAGTTGACGCTGGCGCATTCGCCGCCCAGCAAGGCGCGGGCGCTCGAGCGGATCTGCGGATGAACGCCGAGTGGCCCGCTGACGTCATACGTGTTGGTGTCGTACGCGTCGTTGTGCATGTTGCTCACGCCGTTGGCGGCCATGAACGGGTGCTGCGGCACCGGCAGCGCCGCCAGCGGCTGCGCCACCGCGGGTTCGCCAACGAACTTCGGCGCGCTGCCGTAGCCCCAGCCCTGTCCGATCGGCCGCGGCGACGTGCCGGATCCCATGAACATCACGACCCCGGCGGCCAGCAGGACGCCGACCAACGCGATCAGCAAGCCGCGGCAGCGGAACACGGCTGCGAGGCCAAGGAGCTTCGCCCCTGGCGGAGAGGGGAGTTTCACGGTTTGTAGATGCCGCGACGTGGCTCGTCGGTGTAGACCGGCTTGCGTTTCTGACCGTAGGCGGTGATGGACTCGGGGAGATTATCGGTCATGCCGAGCATGATCTGATTGCGATCCTCCAGCTCGATGGCCGCCGCCAGGCTAGGGTTCTCGAGGTTGGCCCAGATGACTTGCTTGGTCATCTGCATGCCATACGGGCTGTACTCGCACATGCCCTGGGCCATCTCAAAGGCGCGCTCGAGGATCTCGGCGTCGGGCACGACACGGGAGACGAGCCCCATGCGCAGGGCCTCGGCCGCATCGATCAGCCGTCCGGTGTACAGAATATCGTTGGAATGAGCGGCCCCGATCAGACGCGGCAGCAGCCAGCTGGCGCCGAGCTCGGTGCTGGTGAGGCCGCGCACAATTCCGGTGCTGTTGAACACGGCGGATTCGGACGCGATGCGCAGGTCCGCCGCCAAGGTCAGACACATGCCGCCGCCGTACGCCGCACCGTTGATTGCAGCGATGATCGGTTGCGGGATGTGCCGCATGAGCGGGATCAGTTGCGAGTAGATGCGGATGGCGCGCGGGCCGATGCGCGGGATGGTCAGGCCGTCGATGTTGGGGATCATCGACTGGTCTTTCAGGTCGAGGCCGGAGCAGAAAGCGCGCCCGGCGCCGGTCAGGACGACGATCCAGCAGTCATTGTCCTTGGCCACTTGTTCGAGGGCATCTTTCAGTTCCAGGCAGAGTTCGATCGACATGGCGTTCAGCCGCTCGGGCCGGTTGAGCCGGATGACACTGACATGTGGCCGGGCTGTCTCGACCAGG from Candidatus Binatia bacterium includes these protein-coding regions:
- a CDS encoding TIGR04282 family arsenosugar biosynthesis glycosyltransferase; translation: MPQPVAFVIMARYPNVGMVKTRLGRSIGAERACLVYQAFLRDLEDRFGRKSRALIWAFHPPESNFPSLVAAGTRCVPQAGQDLGERMHGCFRLLQAEGFDKVILIGADVPHVQEQWLDEAEAALDGSDVVLGPTDDGGYYLIAMREPHDVFTGVEMSTPRVLAETLAKAAAARLRVHLVPPTFDVDDAGDLARLRELLATGGCEPRLPHTARLLKSWDGKKG
- a CDS encoding phosphatase PAP2 family protein; protein product: MVGHLYDWFGLNVALFHLINGLHAPWWDRLMLAMTWLGNYELYPYYLAVVLLLAQAAPRLLPRRNVAVFAVGYAFTAIVVSTLKPLLAFPRPLQALGRTAVVVLGEPALHESFPSGHATFVALLATSLSARSRPWRWVLWLLAALVCISRVAVGAHFPADVVGGALIGMGAAGLAMLLVRALTARN
- a CDS encoding NAD(P)-dependent oxidoreductase, with product MTNVVSGTHLGLLKKGDRRMAVDIQTVAFIGLGKMGAGMARNILKAGFPLVVYNRTQSKMLPFVAAGAKDATSPKEAAGGADVVVTSLMDDQSVLDVVTGDDGVLAGLKPGSIHIGTTTVSPRLATQLATLHAEHGSHYVAAPVVGRPDAADAGQLVTIVAGDPEVIERCSRLLQAYTAAITNVGADHRVANSLKLAINYVLASMIELMGQVYAFGERSGIDLSILNGLFQSMFAHPGLQAYATRVRTRDFDDAGFDLVSGLKDVRLILDAAVDTRVALPYASIIQDKLLSALAHGMAHRDWSATYDITRMNAGLE
- a CDS encoding family 1 glycosylhydrolase → MMTNATGWGIALILTRSWTRIHTNGSLWGTATSAYQIEGAYKADGRGFVV
- a CDS encoding universal stress protein translates to MVEGFRRIMLPVDFSKHGDRAVEYAVWFARMSGGTVHLVHVIANPADPMWEPQEVPSWDLVSHSEKKARALLESTGQRLLPADCPRQYLVLQGNPHEKLIEAAKQIEADLIVMSTHGRGGVAHLVIGSVAERTVRHASCPVFVVRREAE
- a CDS encoding DUF4337 domain-containing protein; its protein translation is MGEEGLEVPEGIHATGRLEQSVAIFTAILAAFGAVVGFQGSHQLNEVLLKKNEAVLRKAEASNEWNHYQSVSTKTHVMELAQQLVPPERAGQFDEKIQKYTKQKDELMAQARTFDEASQRADAESEHLGRSHGRFALAMIFLQIAISLASVTALTQRRWLFLVALVSAAGGVALWLSAIVMAG
- a CDS encoding enoyl-CoA hydratase-related protein; this encodes MPTVLVETARPHVSVIRLNRPERLNAMSIELCLELKDALEQVAKDNDCWIVVLTGAGRAFCSGLDLKDQSMIPNIDGLTIPRIGPRAIRIYSQLIPLMRHIPQPIIAAINGAAYGGGMCLTLAADLRIASESAVFNSTGIVRGLTSTELGASWLLPRLIGAAHSNDILYTGRLIDAAEALRMGLVSRVVPDAEILERAFEMAQGMCEYSPYGMQMTKQVIWANLENPSLAAAIELEDRNQIMLGMTDNLPESITAYGQKRKPVYTDEPRRGIYKP